The Glycine max cultivar Williams 82 chromosome 12, Glycine_max_v4.0, whole genome shotgun sequence genome window below encodes:
- the LOC106795441 gene encoding uncharacterized protein, with protein sequence MLQLFFTVAFSAVPLTLYVPPIRSLNLFVETMEYVVRESRTYRNRVYPRLRIAWSRMLDIMLCNTR encoded by the coding sequence atgttgcAGTTGTTCTTCACTGTGGCTTTCTCTGCGGTTCCTCTGACCCTTTACGTGCCACCAATCCGAAGCCTGAACCTGTTTGTGGAAACCATGGAATATGTTGTCAGAGAATCAAGAACCTACAGGAATCGAGTTTACCCTCGCCTACGCATAGCTTGGTCTAGGATGTTGGATATCATGCTCTGCAACACAAGGTAG